A single region of the Theileria annulata chromosome 4, complete sequence, *** SEQUENCING IN PROGRESS *** genome encodes:
- a CDS encoding uncharacterized protein (Tap349h10.p1c.cand.221 - score = 16.68;~SMART RRM (SM00360) at aa 98-153, E()=8.47e-07), with translation MMDIDKDENPSNKIENRLYKTAISGIMLNKDKYGNFHPLNLTSSKPKKLGLISRLIGKTRASTSKFGLPDRLVTTSNSLNRWRHDKFESLVSYTPGSMIYVRNLPQSVTSDELKIEKGGLVSAFVGFVGAESAQKAIESFHKSEMNGRTIKVSLSDTGIYLFNLIYELGKKQRNKSNSTGRVSIFDRMG, from the exons ATGATGGACATAGATAAAGATGAAAATCCttcaaataaaattgaaaatagACTATATAAAACAGCAATTAGTGGAATCATGTTAAACAAGGATAAATATGGTAATTTCCATCCTCTCAATTTAACATC atcTAAGCCAAAAAAACTCGGTTTAATTTCAAGGCTTATTGGTAAAACAAGGGCATCCACTTCTAAATTCGGATTACCTGATAGGTTAGTAACAACAAGTAATTCTTTAAACAGATGGAGGCATGACAAATTTGAGTCTCTAGTTTCTTACACCCCTGGGTCAATGATTTATGTGAGAAATCTACCTCAAAGTGTAACTTCCGACGAACTAAAG ATTGAAAAGGGAGGTCTTGTAAGTGCATTTGTTGGCTTTGTAGGAGCTGAATCTGCTCAGAAAGCTATTGAAAGCTTCCACAAATCTGAAATGAATGGGAGAACAATAAAGGTTTCATTGTCCGACACAGGTATctatttattcaatttaatttatgaattaGGCAAGAAACAAAGAAATAAATCGAATTCCACTGGCCGCGTATCTATTTTTGATCGTATGGGATAA
- a CDS encoding small GTPase, putative (Tap349h10.p1c.cand.221 - score = 16.68;~SMART SAR (SM00178) at aa 5-191, E()=1.50e-82) codes for MMFIINWIKKTLQSLGLLNKDARIVFLGLDNAGKTTLLRMLKDNRVGIHTPTLHPHSEQLSLEKVNLTAFDLGGHETARRVWKQYCGNVDGIVFIVDASDRSRFQESNEELRSLLSDEELTNKPFVVLGNKIDNRGAASEEELRTALSLYANDTYGKSVKSGRGRPVELFMCSIIKKQGYAEALRWLSHFLHDAK; via the exons ATGatgtttattataaattg gaTTAAGAAAACACTCCAGTCGCTCGGTTTGTTAAATAAAGATGCTCGAATTGTGTTTCTCGGTCTTGACAACGCTGGAAAGACCACACTTCTCCGTATGCTAAAGGACAACAGGGTTGGAATCCACACCCCAACACTCCACCCTCACTCTGAGCAACTTAGTCTAGAAAAGGTTAATCTTACAGCCTTTGACTTAGGTGGCCACGAAACTGCTAGAAGAGTATGGAAGCAGTACTGTGGAAATGTGGACGGGATCGTCTTCATAGTTGACGCTAGTGATAGGTCACGATTTCAGGAATCCAATGAGGAACTTAGATCTCTTCTTTCAGACGAAGAATTAACCAATAAACCATTTGTTGTACTTGGAAACAAAATTGATAATCGAGGAGCTGCCTCAGAGGAGGAGTTGAGAACAGCTCTGAGTCTCTACGCAAATGATACCTATGGCAAATCTGTTAAATCAGGCAGAGGAAGGCCTGTAGAACTTTTTATGTGcagtattattaaaaagCAGGGTTACGCGGAAGCATTAAGGTGGCTATCTCATTTTCTTCACGATgccaaataa